The genomic region GGCTGCCAAGATGGTCGGCATGTCCGTAGAGGCCGCCTCCCTGCGCAACGGCCCCGGCGGCCCGCTCGACGATCTCGACGACGAACAGCGGGAAGCCGTGCTGGCCCCGCGCGGGCCGGTCTGCGTGCTGGCCGGCGCGGGCACCGGCAAGACCCGCACGATCACCCGCCGCATCGCGCATCTGGTCGCGGCCGGGCACGTCGCGCCGGGCCAGGTGCTGGCGGTCACGTTCACCCAGCGGGCGGCCGGCGAGATGCGGGCCCGGCTGCGCGCTCTCGACGACGGGGTCGGCACCGGCGCGGTGCAGGCGATGACGTTCCACGCCGCCGCGCGCCGCCAGTTGTCCTACTTCTGGCCCCGCGTGGTCGGTAACACCTCCTGGCAGCTGCTCGACACCAAGTTCTCGGTGGTGGCCCAGGCGGCCAACCGGGCTGGGTTGTCCACCGCCACCGACGACGTGCGAGACCTCGCCGGTGAGATCGAGTGGGCCAAGGCCTCGCTGATCAGTCCGGAGGCCTATCCGGAGGCGGTTGCCAAGGCGCAGCGCGACGTCCCGTTCGACGCGGCCAAGGTCGCCGCGGTCTACGCCGGTTACGAACGGCTCAAGGCCGGCCGCGACGGCACCACGCTGCTCGACTTCGACGACCTGCTGCTGCACGTGGCCGCCGCAATCGAGGCCGACGCCGGGGTGGCCGAGGAGTTCCGGGACCGCTACCGCTGCTTCGTCGTCGACGAGTACCAGGACGTCACCCCGCTGCAGCAGCGGGTGCTCAACGCCTGGCTCGGCGACCGCGACGACCTGACCGTCGTCGGCGACGCCAACCAGACCATCTACTCGTTCACCGGCGCCACCCCGCGCTTCCTGCTGGACTTCTCCCGCCGGTTCCCCGACGCCGCCGTGATCCGGCTGGAGCGTGACTACCGCTCCACCCCGCAGGTGGTGTCGCTGGCCAACCGGGTGATCGCGGCGGCGCGCGGCCGGATGGCCGGCAGCCGGCTGCACCTGATCGGGCAGCGGCCCCCCGGACCCGAACCGACGTTCGCCGAGTATCCCGACGAGGTCGCCGAGGCCGCCGCGGTGGCCAAGAAGGTCAAACGGCTCATCGAGGGCGGCACCGAACCCGCCGAGATCGCGGTGCTGTACCGCATCAACGCCCAGTCGGAGGTCTACGAGGAGGCGCTCACCGAGGCCGGTGTGCCGTTCCAGGTGCGCGGCGGTGAGGGGTTCTTCAGCCGCCAGGAGATCCGCCAGTCGCTGGTCGCGCTGCAGCGGGTCGCCGAACGCGGCGAGCCCGTCGACCAACCGCTGCCCGAACTGGTCCGCGCGGTGCTGGAGCCGCTGGGGCTGACCGCCGAACCACCCGCGGGCACCAAGGCGCGGGAACGCTGGGAGGCGCTGACCGCGCTGGCCGAACTCGTCGACGAGGAGGTGGCGCTGCGGCCCGGGCTGGATCTGCGCGGGCTGATGACCGAACTGCGCCAGCGCGCCGACGCCCGCCACGCGCCCGTCGTGCAGGGCGTCACGCTGGCCTCCCTGCACGCGGCCAAGGGCCTGGAGTGGGACGCGGTGTTCCTGGTCGGCCTCGCCGACGGCACACTGCCGATCTCGCACGCGCTCGCCTACGGCCCCGACAGTGAGGCCGTCGAGGAGGAACGGCGGCTGCTGTACGTCGGAGTCACAAGGGCACGAGTGCATCTGGCGTTGAGCTGGGCGCTGGCGCGCACCCCGGGCGGACGGCAGAGCCGCAAGCCGTCCCGTTTCCTCAACGGCATTGCGCCGCAGGCGTCGTCGAGTGGCGACACCCCCGCCAAGCCGCGCCGCCAGCGCGGCGCCACCCCGCGCTGCCGGGTGTGCAACAGCGTGCTGACCGCCCCGGCCGCCATCATGTTGCGGCGCTGCGAGACCTGCCCGTCCGACATCGACGAGGACCTGCTCGCCGAACTCAAGGAGTGGCGCTCGCGCACCTGCAAGGAGATGAACGTGCCCGCCTACGTGGTGTTCACCGACAACACGCTGATCGCGATCGCCGAGACCCTGCCGA from Mycolicibacterium phlei harbors:
- a CDS encoding ATP-dependent DNA helicase UvrD2, translating into MSVEAASLRNGPGGPLDDLDDEQREAVLAPRGPVCVLAGAGTGKTRTITRRIAHLVAAGHVAPGQVLAVTFTQRAAGEMRARLRALDDGVGTGAVQAMTFHAAARRQLSYFWPRVVGNTSWQLLDTKFSVVAQAANRAGLSTATDDVRDLAGEIEWAKASLISPEAYPEAVAKAQRDVPFDAAKVAAVYAGYERLKAGRDGTTLLDFDDLLLHVAAAIEADAGVAEEFRDRYRCFVVDEYQDVTPLQQRVLNAWLGDRDDLTVVGDANQTIYSFTGATPRFLLDFSRRFPDAAVIRLERDYRSTPQVVSLANRVIAAARGRMAGSRLHLIGQRPPGPEPTFAEYPDEVAEAAAVAKKVKRLIEGGTEPAEIAVLYRINAQSEVYEEALTEAGVPFQVRGGEGFFSRQEIRQSLVALQRVAERGEPVDQPLPELVRAVLEPLGLTAEPPAGTKARERWEALTALAELVDEEVALRPGLDLRGLMTELRQRADARHAPVVQGVTLASLHAAKGLEWDAVFLVGLADGTLPISHALAYGPDSEAVEEERRLLYVGVTRARVHLALSWALARTPGGRQSRKPSRFLNGIAPQASSSGDTPAKPRRQRGATPRCRVCNSVLTAPAAIMLRRCETCPSDIDEDLLAELKEWRSRTCKEMNVPAYVVFTDNTLIAIAETLPTDNAALVAIPGIGARKLEQFGPDVLAMVKNRKRA